A genome region from Catharus ustulatus isolate bCatUst1 chromosome Z unlocalized genomic scaffold, bCatUst1.pri.v2 scaffold_26_arrow_ctg1, whole genome shotgun sequence includes the following:
- the AK6 gene encoding adenylate kinase isoenzyme 6, giving the protein MRRPNVLITGTPGVGKTTLGKELASRAGLSYVNVGDLAREGELYEGFDEEYDCPILDEDRVVDELEERMSEGGVIVDYHGCDFFPERWFHIVFVLRTENSCLYDRLESRGYTGKKLQDNLQCEIFQTLYEEAVLSYKKEIVHQLPSNTPEDLERNLDQIMQWIEQWMKDNN; this is encoded by the exons ATGAGGCGGCCGAACGTGCTGATCACCG GCACGCCGGGAGTTGGGAAAACCACGCTGGGAAAGGAGCTGGCgtccagagctgggctgagctaCGTCAACGTGGGGGACCTGGCCAGGGAAG gggaGCTGTATGAAGGCTTTGATGAGGAGTACGACTGCCCCATTCTGGATGAGGACAGG GTGGTGGACGAGCTGGAGGAGAGGATGAGCGAGGGAGGGGTGATTGTGGATTACCATGGCTGCGACTTCTTCCCCGAGCGCTGGTTCCACATCGTGTTCGTGCTTCGCACGGAGAACTCGTGTCTGTACgacaggctggagagcag GGGCTACACGGGGAAGAAGCTGCAGGACAACCTTCAGTGTGAAATTTTCCAGACTCTGTATGAGGAAGCTGTGTTGTcatataaaaaggaaattgtgcACCAGTTACCCAGCAACACTCCAGAGGACCTAGAGAGGAATTTGGATCAGATTATGCAATGGATTGAGCAATGGATGAAGGACAACAACTGA
- the CCDC125 gene encoding coiled-coil domain-containing protein 125, with product MEEAEEDDMACGDLGNGLGRRPGGVYEGENLLNYYSVRSRKGSGKTCSSPLSAEESDAAALPAAKRNSLFEGSLKKPASSSTRHNSCESNTEVSNEELKQQLQGALEEVEILKVELEASRRQLEGKDEALRILQSMAVFDKATSHTKAMLQKTEEEKRTLEKEINILQWEIEFDQDRFKNIEDTWTEKYDRIYCENAALKEALKLRTEEVKTLRAENAILKQQCLEFLAMLDVKQQKVFQESMLLSESDITDFTGLELAVLGACSCSPAEGQPCPCARVAALTRKQLLHLKQEIEEVKKSKDEAFVMADAFRIAFEQQLMQRKDQALRLAEVINVKKETRFANWRRLRGTERVKLPGNKTNLGRKLSSLLSSDGDCRKVEELDNPHEILRMLIDLVNDKEEALAHQRKVSYMLARAAEARAAGPGQDATGRCWLGTPSPAAAPQADGHPQADGHPPADGHGLPTPSSAPGLPLSGAATRRRRPRSWPSALGHREGMQEVSLQRLRPFPHTTPTRAVRQKRGPAPSPAAPHAGRGGKRTRRAGMGAVAVTSRAGAAAQARCAQRRVEAAARSRRRGRGGP from the exons ATGGAGGAAGCAGAAGAGGATGACATGGCATGCGGAGACTTGGGGAACGGGCTTGGGAGAAGACCGGGAGGTGTTTATGAAGGGGAAAACTTGCTGAATTACTATTCAGTTAGGTCTAGGAAGGGATCTGGAAAGACCTGTAGCTCCCCCCTGTCAGCAGAGGAAAGCGatgctgcagctcttcctgctgcaaAACGAAACAGCCTTTTCGAGGGATCGCTCAAAAAACCTGCCTCTAGCTCCACACGACACAATAGCTGTG AATCTAATACTGAAGTGTCAAATGAAGAACTGAAGCAACAACTTCAGGGAGCTCTGGAG GAAGTTGAAATTCTGAAAGTTGAGCTTGAAGCATCTCGAAGGCAGCTCGAAGGAAAAGATGAAGCCCTGAGAATCCTGCAGAGCATG GCAGTGTTTGATAAAGCCACAAGCCACACGAAAGCAATGCTTCAGAAaactgaggaggaaaagaggactTTGGAGAAG GAAATAAATATCTTGCAGTGGGAAATTGAATTTGATCAGGACAGATTTAAAAACATAGAAGACACCTGGACAGAAAAATATGACAG GATATACTGTGAAAATGCAGCTCTTAAGGAAGCATTGAAACTGAGGACAGAAGAAGTTAAAACACTCAGAGCTGAAAATGCAA TCCTgaagcagcagtgcctggaatTCCTTGCAATGCTAGACGTGAAACAGCAGAAGGTTTTTCAGGAGAGCATGCTGTTGAGTGAAAGTGACATTACTGATTTTACGGGTCTTGAA CTGGCCgtgctgggagcctgcagctgcagtcctgctgaggggcagccctgtccctgtgccagagtGGCGGCTCTCACTCggaagcagctcctgcatcTCAAGCAAGAG ATTGAAGAGGTGAAGAAGAGTAAGGATGAGGCGTTCGTCATGGCAGATGCCTTCAGAATTGCGtttgagcagcagctgatgcaGAGGAAGGACCAGGCCCTGAGGCTGGCAGAAGTGATAAACGTGAAGAAGGAAACCAGATTTGCGAACTGGAGACGCCTGCGAGGCACTG agcGAGTCAAGCTCCCGGGGAACAAGACCAACCTGGGGCGGAAACTATCGAGCCTGCTGTCGTCAGATGGGGACTGCAGGAAGGTGGAGGAGCTGGACAACCCCCACGAAATCCTGCGGATGCTGATAGATCTG GTGAACGACAAGGAGGAGGCCCTGGCGCACCAGCGCAAGGTCAGCTACATGCTGGCACGGGCGGCCGAGGCCAgggcggcagggccggggcagGATGCGACGGGAAGGTGTTGGCTCGGAACCCCCAGCCCTGCGGCCGCCCCTCAGGCCGATGGTCACCCTCAGGCCGATGGTCACCCTCCGGCTGATGGTCATGGCCTCCCCACGCCGAGCAGCGCTCCTGGCCTGCCCCTCAGCGGAGCAGCCACACGGCGCCGCAGGCCGCGCTCCTGGCCCTCGGCACTCGGGCACCGCGAGGGAATGCAGGAGGTCTCGCTGCAGC GACTCCGCCCATTTCCGCACACCACGCCCACTCGCGCTGTCCGTCAGAAGCGTGGCCCCGCCCCTTCCCCGGCTGCGCCCCACGCCGGCCGTGGCGGGAAGCGCACGCGCAGGGCGGGGATGGGCGCGGTCGCGGTGACGTCACGCGCGGGCGCGGCCGCGCAGGCGCGTTGCGCACAGCGGAGGGTCGAGGCCGccgcccggagccgccggcggggccggggcgggcccTGA